The genomic window GCAGCAGCTTCGGCCTTGGCGACCGCGGCCTCGTTGGCCAACACCTCGACCTCGAACGGACGTGGATCGATGCGGTAGAGCGGATCGCCCGCCTTCACCTCGCTGCCCTGGCGGAACAGGCGCTCGACCACGATGCCGGAGACGCGCGGCCGCACGTCGGAGACACGCGTCGGCGCGATGCGGCCCGGCAGCTCCCGCACCACGGCGCGCGGCTGCGGCTTGATGACGACGATGCTGACGTCAGGGTCGGACGGCGGAGCGGCGGATACGGCCGAGCTGGACTCGTCACAGCCCACCAGCAGCGGCGCTAAGGCCGCGAGCATCATTGCAACGCATGCCGATCGCGCACGAAGTCCTGACATGAAGTGAGTCGCCCCGATTTCGTTGAAACTGATCACGCTCCGCGCGGGCCCGTTCTGGGCTCTTTGCACGCGGCCGATGCCGCCAAAATAGAATGCGCCTGCTGCGATGCAACGCATGGCGCGGGCGGCTCATTGTCACACGATCTATCGTGCTGACTTTTTGAAGCTTTTCGGGACTCACCGAATTGTGAGTCGGGTTCCATCAGCGCGTGCTGCGACAGAAGATCGCAATCCGGCAACCTTCAGGCATTCTCCCTTGCGATCACACTGAGGCAGAAGTCGATGAAGCTTCGCACTTTCGCGGGCTGGTGCTGGCGCGACGGAAACAGGGCATAGAGCGGGAACATCTCACCTGACCATTCCGGAAACAGATTGACCAATGCTCCGCTTTGCACGAGGTGACTGCTGCCCAGTTGGAGAATCTGCGCAATGCCTGCGCCGGCTACGCAAGCCGAGAGCATGGCGCCGACATCCGAAACCAGAACGCGGGCGGACACCTTCACGGGGAGCACCTCTTTCCCCTTACGAAACTCCCAATCGAAAGGCCGCTGGTTCGCCGCGTCATAGAAGCCGATGCAATCGTGGTCCGGGACTTCGGACGGATGTCGTGGCCGGCCGTGCTCGGCGATATAGGCGGGCGAGGCAACAGTGAGAACGCGGGTCTCGACGAGCTTGCGCGCCACCAACGAACCCTGCGGCGGCTCACCGAACCGCAACGCGAGATCGAAGCCGCCGGCGCCGAGATCTCCGATCGCGTCACGCATGAGAAGCTCCAGCGAGACTTGCGGATGCTGCACCAGGAACGTCCTGATGTGAGATGACAGGACGATGCGAGAGAAGAACGGATCGACGTTCACCCTGAGCCGTCCGCGTACGATGCCGGCGGAGCCCGAAGCCTCGGTTGCAGCTTCTTCGATGCCGGCAAGGTGCGGTCCGACGCGCTCGTAGAAGCGTCGCCCCTCATCGGTCAAGGAGAGCGAGCGCGTCGTGCGTTCAAGCAATCTGACCCCGACGCGCGCTTCCAGACGCGATATGGCGCGGCTGACGGCCGAGGCCGTCAGGCCCAGCGCATCGGCCGCGCGTGCGATGGTGCCGGCCTCGATGACGGCCGAGAGGACAGTCACACCCGATAGCAACCGTCCATCGAAGGGCATCGCAATTCCTGATTTATATGAATGTCTATTTTGACATAACGGAAATTGGATCCGCAATCACCATCTGACATCTGTGTCGCCACCGAAGACGCGGAGGCGAACATGACAAAACGGTCTTATTTTCAGAGCATCAGGTATTGCACGCGCTGGACGCTGCTAGGCGCGTCGCTGCTTTCGATCGCAGCCTCTGCCGGCGCGCAAACTAACGCACCTTCCCCAGGCACCAGAAAGGAAGCGATCATGACGATGAAGCAAGACCTCGCGATGCGCTCGAACGAGATTCACTGGCCAGAGCGCTTCAATCCTGCGACTGCGGATCTGTTTGCGCACAACGAGCTTCTCATCAACGCGTCATGCGAGAAGGTCTGGAGCCACATCGTGGACGCCAGCAAGTGGCCGCAATGGTATCCGAACGCCAGGGACGTCGAACTTCCCGAGGGCACCAAGGTCCTGGGCAACGACACGACGTGGCGATGGACCACGTTCGGCCTGTCGATCGAGAGCAAGGTGAACGAATACGTGCCACATGCACGCCTCGGCTGGTACGGTTACGCGCCGGGGACGCAACCGAGCTTCTATCATACCTGGTATTTGGTCCCTCGCGGCGCGAGCTGCCTGGTCGTCACCGATGAAGTCGGTGTCGGCAAGGATGCCGCGCACCTGCGAGAGGCCGATGAGAGCCTGCTGCACCGGGGCCACGATCTGTGGCTGGCGACATTGAAGTGGGTGTCCGAGGGCAATTGACAGGGGAAATGGGGCGCGGCATGCACGCTAATCGGCGGCCTTCATGCGGTAGTGGCTGACGCCCCATTCGGTTCCGTCGGCATAACCGAACAGGCCTGCGGTCGCGAGCAGGAACCAGCGCCAGCGACGCATCCAGAGAGCGGCCTCCTCGCCATAGACCCCGCGCAAGGAGGCCTCGATGGCGTCGCGATGCGCATCGAAATTGGCGAGCCAGTCGTTGGCGGTGCGCTGGTAATGCGTCCCGCTCCAGCACCATTCCTTCTCGATCGCAAAGATATCGTCGAATTGCCTGACGAGGTGATGGCTCGGCATCAGACCGCTCGTGTAGACGTGCTGCGCGATCCAGTCGTCGGGATCGGCGGGGTCAAGCAGATGCGAACCGGAACGGTGGGTGACGACGTGCATGAAGAACCGCCCCTCCGGCGTGAGCCATGACCGCGCACGCGTCATCAGCTTGCGCCAGTTGCTCATCTGCTCGAACATCTCGACCGAGACGATGCGGTCGAACTGGCCCTCGGGCGCGAACACGTTCATGTCGGCCGTGACCACGCGCAGATTGAGCAATCCGCGCAGCCGCGCCTCCTCCTCGACATAGGCGCGCTGCGCCTGCGAGGTCGCGATCGCCGTCACCCGGGCGTGCGGAAACTGCCGCGCCATCCACAGGGACAGCGAGCCCCAGCCGCAGCCGAGCTCCAGGATGGCCTGGCCGTCGGCCAGACCGGCATGCTCGACGGTCTGGCGCAGCGCCTCCTCCTCCGCCTCCTGCAAGGAGGTCGCATCGGTCTTGTAGAAACAGCACGAATATTTCCGGTTGGGGCCGAGCACCTGCGCGAAGAAGGAAGCGGGCACCTCGTCATGCCGGCCGCGGGCAGCATCCGCGTCCTCGGCGATCGGCCGCAGCATCATCCGCCCGGCGAAGGCAGCATCGTCGGCCGCCCCCAGCTTGGACAGGCGTGTCGCCGTGCGCGAGCACAGGCGCTGGATCGCGGCACGCATCACCACGTCCGGCAACGGCACACGTTCGGCAGTCCCGATGATCGCGGAAACGACGCTCATGCGGCCCCCGAATGGCGAGCTCTTGCAGACACCGGCCTATCAAAGCGCGGCTTTCGGTCCGAGTTCCCCAAGCTGTCCCCGAAATCGGCGCATCCGGCGCTTTTTTTGGGCCGGCGCTGTGCCATAGTGCGCCCGCAAGCAAGCTTCGTAATGGATGATACCGGCATGCGGTCTGGCACTTCCCGCTCCACCATGGATATTGAGTACACCAAACTGTCCTCGCCCAGCGTCTTCCTGGTGCGGATGCTGGTCTTCCTGGTGCTGTGTGCGCTGGTGGGCGTGGTGCTCTACAAGCAGATCATCCAGGCCTTCTTCGCCAATCCCGGCCTCAACGCCCTGATCGGGGCGGTGCTGTTCATCGGCATCGTGCTGACCTTCCGCCAGGTCATCCGGCTCTACCCTGAGGTGTCCTGGGTCAACAATTTCCGCATCGCCGATCCCGGCCTGGCGCCGGCCCGGCACCCGAAGCTGCTGGCGCCGATGGCGGCGATCCTCGGCGGCGAGCGCTCGGGACGGATGTCGATCACCCAGACCACCATGCGGCATCTGCTCGATTCGATTGCGACGCGCCTGGACGAGGCCCGCGACATCTCCCGCTACATGACCGGCCTGCTCGTCTTCCTCGGCCTGCTCGGCACCTTCTGGGGCCTGATCGAGACGGTCGGCTCGGTCGGCAAGGTGATCGACGGGCTCAAGGTCGGCAGTGATTCCGGCGCCCTGTTCGACACGCTGAAAGAGGGGCTGGCCGCCCCGCTCGGCGGCATGGGCATCTCGTTCTCGAGCTCGCTGTTCGGCCTCGCCGGCTCGCTGATCCTCGGCTTCCTCGATTTGC from Bradyrhizobium zhanjiangense includes these protein-coding regions:
- a CDS encoding SRPBCC family protein, which produces MTMKQDLAMRSNEIHWPERFNPATADLFAHNELLINASCEKVWSHIVDASKWPQWYPNARDVELPEGTKVLGNDTTWRWTTFGLSIESKVNEYVPHARLGWYGYAPGTQPSFYHTWYLVPRGASCLVVTDEVGVGKDAAHLREADESLLHRGHDLWLATLKWVSEGN
- a CDS encoding SAM-dependent methyltransferase, whose product is MSVVSAIIGTAERVPLPDVVMRAAIQRLCSRTATRLSKLGAADDAAFAGRMMLRPIAEDADAARGRHDEVPASFFAQVLGPNRKYSCCFYKTDATSLQEAEEEALRQTVEHAGLADGQAILELGCGWGSLSLWMARQFPHARVTAIATSQAQRAYVEEEARLRGLLNLRVVTADMNVFAPEGQFDRIVSVEMFEQMSNWRKLMTRARSWLTPEGRFFMHVVTHRSGSHLLDPADPDDWIAQHVYTSGLMPSHHLVRQFDDIFAIEKEWCWSGTHYQRTANDWLANFDAHRDAIEASLRGVYGEEAALWMRRWRWFLLATAGLFGYADGTEWGVSHYRMKAAD
- a CDS encoding LysR family transcriptional regulator translates to MPFDGRLLSGVTVLSAVIEAGTIARAADALGLTASAVSRAISRLEARVGVRLLERTTRSLSLTDEGRRFYERVGPHLAGIEEAATEASGSAGIVRGRLRVNVDPFFSRIVLSSHIRTFLVQHPQVSLELLMRDAIGDLGAGGFDLALRFGEPPQGSLVARKLVETRVLTVASPAYIAEHGRPRHPSEVPDHDCIGFYDAANQRPFDWEFRKGKEVLPVKVSARVLVSDVGAMLSACVAGAGIAQILQLGSSHLVQSGALVNLFPEWSGEMFPLYALFPSRQHQPAKVRSFIDFCLSVIARENA
- a CDS encoding flagellar motor protein MotA; the protein is MRSGTSRSTMDIEYTKLSSPSVFLVRMLVFLVLCALVGVVLYKQIIQAFFANPGLNALIGAVLFIGIVLTFRQVIRLYPEVSWVNNFRIADPGLAPARHPKLLAPMAAILGGERSGRMSITQTTMRHLLDSIATRLDEARDISRYMTGLLVFLGLLGTFWGLIETVGSVGKVIDGLKVGSDSGALFDTLKEGLAAPLGGMGISFSSSLFGLAGSLILGFLDLQSSQAQNRFYTDLEDWLATTVREYGSGEVAVASSGGGVASGELQAAVERLRSVLEEGSANRGTTAAMASLAEAIQALVSHMRTEQQMIREWADGQGEQNREIRRLLERIARQPEKS